The nucleotide window GTAATTTTCGTTTTGATTATTTCATCAATACTACCCGTTATTGTTTCTTATAATAAAGAAACGAGCTTTGAACAATTCACAATATCTCTGGTAGTATCTCTAACATCTGTTATCGCCACCATTTACTTTGTTGGTTGCAATCACAAAGAGCGTTCTTTAATAAAAGATAAGATGCTTGCGATGAAAAGGAAATTTATAGGATGATTAAAATTCAAGAAAAAACACAATGTTGTGGCTGTTCTGCATGCGCAAATATATGTCCAAAGCAGGCAATTTCAATGGTTCCAGATTCTCTAGGATTTCTTTATCCTACGGTAAATGAAGATTTATGCATAAAATGCAATTTATGTGACAAGGTATGTTCTTTTAATGAAAATTACGAAAAACCAATAGATTTTAATAACCCTCGTCCTTTTGGGGTTAGGCATAAAAATATAGAAGAAGTTGTATCAAGTCGTAGTGGAGCAGTATTTATTGCTTTGTCGGACTGGATTCTTGATCAAGGTGGAACAGTTTATGGAGCTGGCTATAAAGATCATTTCCGTGTTGCCCATAAGCGAGCAACAACGAAAGAGGAACGTGATGAATTTAAAGGCAGCAAATACGTTCAAAGCGATATGGGTTCTGTGTTATCTCAAGTCAAAGAAGACTTAAAAGCCGGGAAAAAAGTGCTTTTTTCAGGAACCTCATGTCAAGTAGCCGGTGTAAAATCTTTTATTAAACATTCTGCAAGCCAATTCCTTGACAATTTATTTTGTATAGACATTGTTTGTCATGGAACCCCTAGTCCTTACGTGTGGAAAGAATATCTTTCTTATCTTGAAAAGAAAGAGAAAGATTCGATAACGAAGGTCTTTTTTAGAGATAAAGAAATGTTTGGTTGGGCTGATCATCGAGAATCTGTTGTATTCTCACAGAAAGGACGGAAATCATATCTTTCATATACCTATTTGTTTTATAAGCATATAATGTTTCGACAATCTTGTGGAGTTTGCCATTTTGCAAACACCAAGAAACCCGGAGACATTACGATTGCTGACTTCTGGGGATGGGAAAAAACTAACGCAGACGTAAATAAAGATGACAAAGGTATATCCCTGATATTGTGCAATACGCAAAAAGGGCTGGACTTATTCCATTCTGTAGAATCATCCGTCTATTTTTTTCCGGTAGAACTTGAAAAATGCTTGCAACCAAATTTAAAACACCCTTCATCGGTTCATAGGATGCGAATTCAGTTTGAACATGATTTCAACAAATATGGTATTAAATATATTTTAAAGAGATACGGAGATCTAGGGTGGCGTTATAAAGCAAAAATTTTACTTTTCAATGTGAAAAAATTGATTGCTAGGATGAAAAAATGAAGGTTGGTATTTTAACATTTCATTTTGCCCACAATTATGGAGCCGTTTTGCAGTGTTTTGCTTTGCAAAAATACTTGCAAAATAGAGGACATGAAGTATTTATAATAGATTACGCAAAGCGTTGTCTTGTAGATTATTACGCATGGTGGAATTACAAACGTATTATTCGTAAAAATTTCTTGAAAGGTGTTCGAGAAATTTTTCTTCTCCCCTTTAGAAAGAAAAGGTTTACGTCTTTCGAATCTTTCCAAAAAAAAATCTTCAAACTAGCAACCCCAGAAAAGGTTGATTGTTTCGTCATCGGTAGTGATCAAGTTTGGAACACCAATATAACAGTGGGCTTTGATGACATGTATTGGGGGAACGCCCCCTGCCAAAGAGGAAAAAATGTATTCAGTTACGCAGCTAGTATGGGGGATGCTTTAACAAAAATTGATAAAAACATCGTTGCTTCGCATTTGAAAAATTTTAAAAAAATAAGTGTAAGAGAATATGACTTGGCTCAAGAACTTCTTTTGTGTTCAGGACAATCTGAAATTGATTTAGTTCCTGACCCAACACTGCTTTTGACAGAAGACGAATGGAGCAATCTAGCGGATGCTCCGTTAAAAAAAGACTCTTACATATTGGTTTATCAAGTTAGAGCATCTATCAAGGTCAAGAAAATTGCAGAGGCTGTGTCAAGGCAACTGGGTAAGAAGATTATATATCTTTCACCCGATTTAGCAATGAAAAATTCCTGCGTAAGCTTAACCTCATCCCCTGAAAATTTTTTAGGGCTTATAAAAAACGCCGCTTTTGTAGTCACATCATCTTTTCACGGAACTGTCTTCAGCATTTTATTCAAGAAACAGTTCCTGTGTGTCAAACTAAATGATGGCTGTGATGCTCGTTCTCTAACACTTCTTGAATCAGTTGACTTAAAAGACCACTTTGTTGAATCGTTTCAAATAATGCCAACCTGCGATTGGAACGTTGTAAATGAAAAATTAAATCAGTTAAAAGAAAAATCTCTTTCCTTTTTTGAAAAGTGCGATTTGTAGTAGAGGAATCTTGTTATGAAGAACATCTTAATTGACATGACCTTTATAAAGAAAGACTACATTGCTGGAGTCTTTATTTATGCATATCGTCTTGTAAATGGAATCCTTGATAAGTTTAACAGTCGAATAAACCTTTTTTTATTAGTAAATGAATCAAACCAAAACTTAGTGAAAGAAAATTGTCCAAACGCGGTTTTGGTTTCGTTAGAAAGAAAAGGAAAATCTTTTCTTTCTAAGATTCCTCACTTAAACGGAATCATAAATGAAAAACAGATAAAAAAAATCATAAATAAATATAAAATAGATGTATTTTTTAGCCCTTATTTTTCGTATGAATCCTATGTAGTTACCAGCATTCCTCATTTAGCGGTTTTACACGATGCACAAACTTTCATTTTAAAGAAAAAGCAGCCAATCAAAGGAACCCTCTTTCGCTTGATTATGCGATTTTTGTCATCAAAAGTAACTCGTTTTTTAACCATATCTGATTATTCAAAACAGGACATCATTAAGCATACCTGGATAAACGAAAGCTCTATTTCAGTTGTTCATAACAGTGTGGAAATGGCAAATGAAGAACTTTATAGCCGTTTTAAGAAAACTGGACCATACATATTAAACGTGAATACAATTTTGCCATACAAAAATTTGAGGACTCTTATTTTAGCATTCAACTTAATTAAAGATAAAATAGAACACATTCTCGTAATAAAAGGTAAAGTCACTTCGCATTGGTCCAACGATCTTTTACCTATAATTCAGAAAAATAAACTTGAAAACAGAATTGTGTTGATTGATGAAAATCTAACACCCGGGCAATTAACAAGCTTATATAAAAATGCAGATCTTTTTGTCACCCCGTCTTTAATGGAAGGCTTCGGATATTCTCCTATCGAAGCTGCAATATGCATGGTCCCTGTTATATCATCGCAAGAAACTGCACTTCCAGAGATAACAATGGGTATGGTGCATTACTATACGCCAACATGTGATGAGAATGCTCTTGCTCAAAAAATACTTGATTGTTTAGGCAAAACGAGGGAAGAACATAATTTGGAAAACATTTCCTTGAAATTCAAAAAAGAATATTCTGTGGAAACACAATGCAATAGAATTATTTCCTTGATTGAGGATGTATAAAAATGAACAATATTCTTAAAGTAGATCAAAAACAATGCTATTCTTGTCGTTCATGCGAGCAAAGCTGTCCTAAACATGCTATATCCATGGTCGAAAACAAGGAAGGTTTTTTCTACCCTGTTGTTAATGACTCATGCATTGATTGTGGAATATGCTTAAGTCGTTGTCCTTCGCATATGGAGATAAGCGATTCTACATATAAGCAAAAGATAAATATCGCGTATCTAAAAGACCAAAAGAAAATAATGGACAGTTCCTCCGGCGGACTGTTTGCTGCCATCGCAGAGTATATCATAGACAATGGAGGCGTTACCTTTGGAGCAGTATTCGATGAAAAACTAAAACTTTCCCAGAAAATTGCTCGCAACTACGATGAACTAAAAAAACAA belongs to Hallerella porci and includes:
- a CDS encoding Coenzyme F420 hydrogenase/dehydrogenase, beta subunit C-terminal domain; amino-acid sequence: MIKIQEKTQCCGCSACANICPKQAISMVPDSLGFLYPTVNEDLCIKCNLCDKVCSFNENYEKPIDFNNPRPFGVRHKNIEEVVSSRSGAVFIALSDWILDQGGTVYGAGYKDHFRVAHKRATTKEERDEFKGSKYVQSDMGSVLSQVKEDLKAGKKVLFSGTSCQVAGVKSFIKHSASQFLDNLFCIDIVCHGTPSPYVWKEYLSYLEKKEKDSITKVFFRDKEMFGWADHRESVVFSQKGRKSYLSYTYLFYKHIMFRQSCGVCHFANTKKPGDITIADFWGWEKTNADVNKDDKGISLILCNTQKGLDLFHSVESSVYFFPVELEKCLQPNLKHPSSVHRMRIQFEHDFNKYGIKYILKRYGDLGWRYKAKILLFNVKKLIARMKK
- a CDS encoding glycosyltransferase family 4 protein, encoding MKNILIDMTFIKKDYIAGVFIYAYRLVNGILDKFNSRINLFLLVNESNQNLVKENCPNAVLVSLERKGKSFLSKIPHLNGIINEKQIKKIINKYKIDVFFSPYFSYESYVVTSIPHLAVLHDAQTFILKKKQPIKGTLFRLIMRFLSSKVTRFLTISDYSKQDIIKHTWINESSISVVHNSVEMANEELYSRFKKTGPYILNVNTILPYKNLRTLILAFNLIKDKIEHILVIKGKVTSHWSNDLLPIIQKNKLENRIVLIDENLTPGQLTSLYKNADLFVTPSLMEGFGYSPIEAAICMVPVISSQETALPEITMGMVHYYTPTCDENALAQKILDCLGKTREEHNLENISLKFKKEYSVETQCNRIISLIEDV
- a CDS encoding polysaccharide pyruvyl transferase family protein; this translates as MKVGILTFHFAHNYGAVLQCFALQKYLQNRGHEVFIIDYAKRCLVDYYAWWNYKRIIRKNFLKGVREIFLLPFRKKRFTSFESFQKKIFKLATPEKVDCFVIGSDQVWNTNITVGFDDMYWGNAPCQRGKNVFSYAASMGDALTKIDKNIVASHLKNFKKISVREYDLAQELLLCSGQSEIDLVPDPTLLLTEDEWSNLADAPLKKDSYILVYQVRASIKVKKIAEAVSRQLGKKIIYLSPDLAMKNSCVSLTSSPENFLGLIKNAAFVVTSSFHGTVFSILFKKQFLCVKLNDGCDARSLTLLESVDLKDHFVESFQIMPTCDWNVVNEKLNQLKEKSLSFFEKCDL